The following proteins come from a genomic window of Methylorubrum populi:
- a CDS encoding carbamoyltransferase family protein, with translation MRTYLGLATTFHDPALALVGPDGAVLFAEAAERYLQYKRAPNCEPDPGTRMAALLKRHVPEGTELVVATSWGEQFSEFLKGQAASGAFDLPALADHPSTLNRSLVPERAERVFIADLHAMQARAGNGTVLALDNETRGFGGKPRATIGGRRRYAHHLAHAAYALWGSPFEEATALIVDGMGETGAAAIYRLRDGRIEEVRRQRGRGSVGFLYGLVTDLAGFDQIKGEEWKIMGLAPYGRTDPDLMAILRRLYTVEDGRLKFADEATVQAVAAEILARRPKDVGEQGWADLARCGQDIFSELMDVLVAEAWRLAPSDNLVIAGGCGLNSSYNGRVLGRSGFKRLHVPSAPADDGNAIGAAWLALAEDDPDWKGPARAARPLTPYLGSTVSTEPLERMAEWEPRARRLGHEGVTREAAKILAEGGLVGWVQGRAEFGPRALGNRSILADPRPAHAKESLNAKVKYREAFRPFAPSILAEAGPDWFEDYADSPYMERTLVWREAVRERVPAVVHADGTGRLQSVTRERNPAYAALIAAFAELSGVPILLNTSFNVMGKPILHTAEDAILMFYTTGLDAIVVEEWILTKKAPA, from the coding sequence ATGCGCACCTATCTCGGCCTCGCCACGACCTTCCACGATCCGGCGCTCGCCCTCGTCGGGCCGGACGGCGCCGTTCTGTTCGCCGAAGCCGCCGAGCGCTACCTGCAATACAAGCGCGCCCCGAACTGCGAGCCCGATCCCGGCACCCGCATGGCGGCCCTCCTGAAGCGTCACGTCCCCGAGGGGACGGAGCTCGTCGTCGCCACTTCCTGGGGCGAGCAGTTCTCGGAGTTCCTGAAAGGGCAGGCGGCCTCCGGCGCCTTCGACCTTCCGGCGCTCGCCGACCACCCCTCCACCCTAAACCGCTCCCTCGTGCCGGAGCGGGCCGAGCGGGTCTTCATCGCCGATCTCCACGCCATGCAGGCGCGGGCCGGCAACGGCACGGTTCTCGCGCTCGACAACGAGACCCGCGGCTTCGGCGGCAAGCCGCGGGCGACCATCGGCGGGCGGCGGCGCTACGCCCATCACCTCGCTCACGCCGCCTATGCCCTGTGGGGCAGCCCGTTCGAGGAGGCGACCGCGCTGATCGTCGACGGCATGGGCGAGACCGGCGCGGCGGCGATCTATCGCCTGAGGGACGGGCGGATCGAGGAGGTGCGGCGCCAGCGCGGGCGCGGCTCGGTGGGCTTCCTCTACGGCCTCGTCACCGACCTCGCCGGCTTCGACCAGATCAAGGGCGAGGAGTGGAAGATCATGGGGCTCGCGCCCTATGGCCGCACCGATCCGGACCTGATGGCAATCCTGCGCCGCCTCTACACCGTCGAGGACGGGCGCCTGAAATTCGCCGACGAAGCCACGGTCCAGGCGGTCGCCGCCGAGATCCTGGCGCGGCGCCCGAAGGATGTCGGCGAGCAGGGCTGGGCCGACCTCGCCCGCTGCGGCCAGGACATCTTTTCCGAACTCATGGACGTGCTGGTCGCCGAGGCCTGGCGCCTGGCGCCGTCGGACAACCTCGTCATCGCCGGGGGCTGCGGGCTCAACTCCTCCTATAACGGGCGGGTGCTCGGGCGCTCGGGGTTCAAGCGCCTGCACGTCCCCTCGGCGCCCGCCGACGACGGCAACGCCATCGGCGCCGCGTGGCTGGCGCTGGCCGAGGACGATCCCGACTGGAAGGGCCCGGCGCGCGCGGCCCGCCCGCTCACGCCCTATCTCGGCTCGACCGTCTCGACCGAGCCGCTGGAGCGCATGGCCGAGTGGGAGCCCCGCGCCCGCCGCCTCGGCCACGAGGGCGTGACGCGGGAGGCGGCCAAGATCCTGGCCGAGGGCGGCCTCGTCGGCTGGGTGCAGGGGAGGGCGGAGTTCGGCCCGCGGGCGCTCGGCAACCGCTCGATCCTCGCCGATCCGCGCCCGGCCCACGCCAAGGAATCGCTCAACGCCAAGGTGAAGTACCGCGAGGCGTTCCGGCCCTTCGCACCCTCGATCCTCGCCGAGGCCGGGCCGGACTGGTTCGAGGACTACGCCGACAGCCCGTACATGGAGCGCACCCTGGTCTGGCGCGAGGCGGTTCGGGAGCGGGTGCCGGCGGTCGTCCATGCCGACGGCACCGGGCGGCTGCAGAGCGTGACGCGGGAGCGCAACCCGGCCTACGCGGCGCTGATCGCGGCGTTTGCCGAACTGAGCGGCGTGCCGATCCTGCTCAACACCAGCTTCAACGTGATGGGCAAGCCGATCCTCCAC
- a CDS encoding HAD family hydrolase, with product MTDAFPASPPLALVIFDCDGVLIDSEPISLATLTRGLNGIGLAIDLDTVRERFAGTSMISIMERVAREDGITAPDGFVERVKAETLAAFEAELTAMAGIADALGLLRLPFCVASSSDPVRLRRSLGLTGLLPLFGEHVFSSAQVARGKPFPDLFLFAAERMGVAPEGCLVIEDSVPGVQAARAAGMRVVGFTGGGHWGHDRDGRDLLAAGALTVFSAHGELGRIVAAG from the coding sequence ATGACGGACGCCTTCCCCGCCTCGCCTCCCCTCGCCCTCGTGATCTTCGACTGCGACGGCGTGCTGATCGACAGCGAGCCGATCAGCCTCGCGACCCTGACGCGCGGCCTCAACGGGATCGGACTCGCCATCGATCTCGACACCGTGCGCGAGCGCTTCGCCGGCACTTCGATGATCTCGATCATGGAGCGCGTCGCCCGCGAGGATGGCATCACCGCTCCGGACGGCTTCGTCGAGCGGGTGAAGGCGGAGACGCTGGCCGCGTTCGAGGCGGAACTCACCGCCATGGCCGGCATCGCGGACGCCCTCGGCCTCCTGCGCCTGCCCTTCTGCGTCGCCTCCAGCAGCGATCCGGTGCGGCTGCGCCGCTCGCTCGGTCTGACGGGCCTGCTGCCGCTGTTCGGCGAGCACGTCTTCTCGTCCGCGCAGGTGGCGCGCGGAAAGCCGTTCCCCGATCTGTTCCTGTTCGCGGCGGAGCGGATGGGCGTGGCGCCGGAGGGCTGCCTCGTCATCGAGGACAGCGTGCCGGGCGTTCAAGCGGCCCGCGCCGCGGGCATGCGGGTCGTCGGCTTCACCGGCGGCGGCCACTGGGGCCACGATCGGGACGGGCGAGATCTCCTGGCGGCCGGTGCGCTCACGGTCTTTTCCGCCCATGGGGAGCTCGGCCGCATCGTCGCCGCGGGCTGA